Part of the Kineococcus endophyticus genome is shown below.
GTCGAGGCCGGTGACCGTGATGATCGTGGTCTGCTGCGCCTGTACGGCGAGGACCCTTCCGCCAGTGACGACGGACCGTCCGGTGTGCCGGCGACGGCCACTGGCTGATGTCTCGAGGTGCATCAGCATCGCGGGATGACCGTGCGCGCGGGATCCCGACGCGGACTCACCTCTGGTGGTCGTTGACTTCCACCACGCGGTTCCTTCGGGGTCGCGACCAAGGGCCACTCGGTTCGTGCGCCCGACCGGGTGATCCCTCCTGTTCTCCGCTCGTCGTGGTGCCCGAGCAGGTAGGAACGCACCGTGCGCAAGGCGATGACGGCAGCAGTGCTGGTCCTGACACTGTCGGGGCTGTCTGCGTGTGCGAGGTCCGGTGAGGACGGTGGGACGAATCCTGACGTGCCGGCGACGGCGTCTCCCGAAGAGGTCGTCGCCGGTTACCTGCAGGCGTTGCAGGATCGGGACGAGGACGGGGCTGTCGCGTTGACGATTCACGCCTACGGCTGGGGTGACGGGTGGTCGGCCGATCCGCCGCCAACCCTGGACGTCGTGGAGGTCGGGACCTCGAGTCCGGCTCTCCTGGAGGGTCCAGTCCAGACGCAGTGGGACGACGCCGTCACCGTGCCGGCGAAGGTGGTGGTCGCCGGAGACGAGGACGTCGCCGACGGGCCCGCCGACTTGACGTTCACGCTGTGGCGCGGGCGCGTCAACGACCGCTGGTTGATCGCGGGCTTGGGGGCAAGCTCGGCGTCGGGCGAGGTGAGCATCGGCTGACGGGCAACCTCCCGAGCAGTTCTACGAGGACGGCGGACGACCGCGGGTGGCGGTGCGTACCGCGGTCAATCTCGGCAGCCAGCGATCGAACCCCCGCGCACGGCGGGATGACCGTGACGTCGTCGGAGCCCGGCGACCCCTCTGAGACGCTGCCCGCATGGAGAGCTCTGGGTGGGTCGCTATCCGCTGCATCTTCCGCGGCCAGGCTGAGGACCCCGGTGAGGTCGTCTACGAGGAACGCGTGACGCTCTGGCGAGACACCGACGTAGATCAGGCCATCGAGAAGGCCGAAGCGGAGGCGCAGACCTACGCGAGTGAGACGACCTGGGAGCCAGAGCGGGTGACCGAGTACCTGGGGCTTGCCCAGGCGTACACGCTGTCCGATGAGCCGGGGGACGGGGCTGAGGTGTTCAGCCTGATGCGGATGAGCGATCTGTCGCCGGCTGCCTACCTTGACCGGTTCTTCGACACTGGCCGTGAGCGTCAAGGGGACGTCGGTGGGTTTGCGGAGCTGGCCTGAGACCGCCTCCGCCCGTCTCGCGACGTCACGGACGGCGGGATGGGGTGAGTCCCCTGGCGTGGTGTAATTCGGCCCGACCAGCCTGGGGCTCCCCGGTGTGTCCAGGACACAGGTGAAGGCCACCGCGTGAAGCTCTGCGAGTACCCGCCAAGGAACTCGTAGAAGAAGGATCAAGGCGATGGCCCTCGAGGACCCAGTATGCCCTGCCCACCCTGCTTGAGGCTCTGAGCACCGCAGAGGACGGCCAGCTGATGCGCCGGATCCTGGGCTTGCTCCGGTAGGCCGGACACCTGAGATCAGGGGTGCGCCCCTGGGAAGATGGGTGTCATGTCCTCCTCGAGGAAGCAGCCTCGACCTCGGCGGTCGTTCACTGCCGAGTTCAAGGCCGAGATCGTCCAGCGGTGCCGGGCCGGTGATCGCAGCGTCGGGCAGGTCGCTCGCGACTTCGACCTGACCGAGACCGCGGTCCGTGAGTGGGTCCGCGCCGCCGAGCGGGACGAGCGCGGCGACGGCGGTCCAGGCGAGCTGTCCGCGGACGAGCGTGAGGAGCTTGCGCGGCTGCGGCGGGAGAACCGCCAGCTGCGCGAGGACGTCGGAATCCTCAAGCGTGCCATCGCTTTCTTCGCCGGCTGCGTCCTGATCGAGGCCCACGATGAGTGGCAGTCCGGGGAGCGGCGCTACCTGTCGGAGTCCTCGATGACGTTACTGACCCCGCCCGAACCAACCGTCCTGCCGACGCCCGCGCTGCGCGCGGACGCCGACACGAGCACCACGCTCGACACCACCGCCGAACTCACGGCATAGTCCGAACCCGCAGCGCTCCACGCGCGCAGAGTTACACCACTTTCGGGGACGTCATCGGTACGGGGCCAGCAGCTGGACTACTTCGACGGCTCCGATGCGGTGCAGCAGTGGCAGGCCGTGCGGGCGGCGCTGACCGGTCAGGCTCCGCAGCCGAGGGGCGAGGTCGTCTGGACCGGCGGGCGGTGGGTCAGCGACGACGACCAGGAGCTGCTGGTGCTCACCGGGCAGTGCTGAGCGGCGACAGCAGCGTGATCGGGCGGGGGACTGTGCGCCGGCCCGGCGCGCCGGGGAGGGTGGGGATGTGAGTTTGTCGGCGGTGCTGCGCGATGTGCCTGACCGACCGGATTTGGTGGCTCAGGTGCCGCTCGGGTGCCCACCGCAGTTCCTGGTGGTCGAAGGGGTCCGGCGGACGTGGGGGCGTGAGCTGACCGTCGCGGAGGCGGTGGCTCACGCCGAGCGAGGACGGCCGGCGTACCTGCTCACATTCGGCATGTGCGTTCAGCTCCCGTCGGGTAAACACCCGAACGACCTCACAAGGTGAAAGTCGCCACCGCCCGCTCAAGGGACTGCGCGACAGCGCCCACCTGGCCCGCCACCTGCTGGGCGTCCACCGCTGCGCGCGTGGTCCCCTCCGCGGTGGTTGCGACCTCAGCAACCGTGCCTGCAATCTCATCGCTGGCCAGGGCGACCGAAGTCACGTTGCGCACCATCTCTGCGGTGGTAGCCGCTTGCTCCTCCACGGCGGCTGCGATCGTGGCCTGCAGCACGTCCACACGACTGATGACTTCCCCGATCCCGCGCAGCGCGGCCCCGGCGGCCTCGGCATCCACTTGGGTGGCGCCGACCTTGGCGGTGATTTCCTCGGTGGCTCGGGCGGTCTGAAGCGCCAGGTCCTTGACCTCACCGGCCACGACGGCGAAACCCTTGCCCAGCTCACCGGCACGTGCGGCCTCGATGGTGGCGTTCAGGGCCAACAGGTTGGTCTGCTCGGCGATAGAAGTAATCATCTTGACCACCTCGCCGATCTCGCGGGAGGAGGCCCCCAGACGAGAGATCGTCACCTCGGCTTCGCCTGCGGCGCGTACGGCGTCATCGGCGACTTGCGAGGCGGAGGCCGTAGACTCCGAGATCGATTGAATGGCAGCAGTCATCTCCTCCCCGGCTGCAGCCACCGTGGCGATGTCGTTGTTCATCCTGTCGGTCGTACCAGCGACTTCCACGGTCGCCGCCGAGGTCCTCGCGGCCTCCTTCGTCAGGTGAGCGGCGGACAAGTGCAGCCCGGTGACCGACCCGGTGAGGCTGCGTGCGTCCTCGGTCAGGTCCCGCACGAGGGTGGAGAAGGTGTCCAGGGACTCGTTGGTCGCCCGCGCCAGCACTCCAATCTCGTCCAGTCGCCCAACCTCGGCGCGCTGGTCCAGACGGCCCTCGGCAAGACCGCGGACCACGGTCACGACCCTGCTCAGGCGCCTGGTGATCGACCGCGTGACCAGGGGGGCTGTGACCGCGGCCAGCAACACGGCCACCAGCGTGGTGATCAGCAGGATCAGCTGCAGTCTCTTCTCAGCGGTCTCTGAGGCCGCTTGACCAGCTCGACTGCGCTGATCCAGGCTGTCCGTCAGCTGCTTCGTGGTCTTGTTCAGCTGCGCCCAGCTGGTGTCCAGAGGCCCGTTCAGCACCTCGTAGGCCTGCCGGAAGGCTTCTGGAGTTCCTTGCCGGGTCAAGGCCACCAGCTGGTCGGTCTGCTGGAAGTACTGGTCCCATTGCTGGCGTACCTGCAACAGCAGCTGGCCCTCAGCAGTGGTGAGGACCGAGGTGTTGAAGCTGTCTAGGACGGCGCTGCCTTCGCGCCCAGACTGCGCCAGCCCGTCGATGCTGTCGGTGTCTACGTCCAGTGACTCCACCCCGTCCATGACCGCCTGGGAGAATACGTAGGCCTGCCACCCGGAGGCGTCGGTGTTGAAGTACTCGACCTGGTGCGCGTTGCGGACCTGCTGGCTGATGTCCCTCTGGGTGGCTGCGCGGTCGCTGAGGTCGTGCAGAGCCCACAGTCCCGTCCCGCCGCAGATGATCGTGCAGGCTGTCAGGGCGCCGAAGGCCGCGCGCAGGCGGGAGGCTACAGAGTTCATCACAGTGAGGTCATCGGTGGCGCCGGCGACACCCTCAAGACTCAAGACCCACGAATCTGGTAGTGGGGTCGATCTCCCGCTCAGGGGCGCGATGTCGGTACCAGGGGCTTGCAGGGGTTGAGAGCGCCGAGCGGCTCAACGAGGGTGGACTGGATGTAGCGGCCCGCCTCAGTGATGAGCAGCACATGGTGAGCGACGTGGCTGGTTCGCCCGCCGGTCCGCGGCCCGACGTGGGGTTCAGGCCGCCGGACCCTGGCCGACTCAGGCGCTGAGGATCAGTGGAGGTGGGCCATGAGCGTGCAGGCGAGACCGAGGCATGGTCCACTTCGATCCACTGTGCCGCAATGGGAATGCTGGAGGTGGTAGGTGAAGAGAAAGTCTGACGACGGGGCCTCAGCCCGGTGCGAGCGCCATGGGATGAACGCGTACTCCGCGCCCACCGTGTGATGACCACGAGATTCGTGCGGATGCGGAGAGTGTTGACGCTACGACCATGGTCTGAGGTCGCGCTTGGGATGTACTACCCCAGCCTGACGCGCTGCCGGTGGGCACACTGGAGACTAGACCCATGACTCACACTCCTTGTCCCACCTGTGGCCTCGTTCCCGCCACTCAGGCAGAGACGGCACCTGACATTACTGTGGTGCAGTGGTTCAAGAGCGCTCCGGCCTGGTCGGGGCAGATGTCTACCGACGAGGTGTATGGGCAGTACTTGCGGGACAGCAACGAAGCTCCGGTCTCTCGTCGTCGGTTCGTCTCCGACCTTGCGTTCCTGGGGATAGAGGAGGTGCTGGACGACGAGGTCTACATGCTAGATCGGCGATGAGGGGAGCCCTGAGGCGCACTGCGGTAGGCAATGCTTACGGACTAGCTAACCGCACCGAGTAGGCACGTTGGTGACAGACGAGGCGGCAACCGGAGCGGCTCTTGTGCGCGGGGCCGACGACAGCTTCGGCAGGTTGCACAGCCGGTTGATGTAGTTGCGTCCGAGGGCGACGGCTCTCCGATTGGCGAGCTCATCGGCCATGAAGCGGTAGGCGACCTCGAGGTCCTGCCGCTGTCGTCGTGGGGGATGTCGCAGGCGGCGTTGATTAAGGTGGGCGTCGTCATAGTCCCGATCGGTGACCGGGTTGGCGTGCCATTTGGAGGAGGCCTGCGCCCGGAGGCGTGTCTTCATCGGTGACGAGGCGCTAACCTACGTCGATGACCACCCCTAGAACGGTACGGCACCGGCAAGGGTGAAACCGAGGCCATCAACCCGATCGCTCAGATACGCCTGGGTTCCGTAATTAGTTGAGCCGGCAGTCTAGAGTCACCGATCAATACGGCTGCTCTGAGGGGAGAGTCAGGTGCTTTCTCGACGAACAAGAGAAAAGTTCGCTACGAAGACTTCTGGGGCGCCGTCAAGGGTCCCAAGGATGCGGCCAATCAACCGCTGGACCGCTGTCTGAGCGATAACGCCGACACCGGAGTCGATAGTCGTCAGCGGTGGGCTTGTATAGGCGGTCGCTGTGACGTTGTCGAAACCGACGACCGCTACCTGGTGCGGGACCTGGATGCCTCGTTGCCTCAGGGCGTGCAGGACTCCAAAGGCTAGCGAGTCATTAAAACAGAAAATTGCATCAAAGTCCACCCCATGGTCGACAAGAGCGTCTACCGCCTTGACGCCATGCGCCTCATTCCACGCGACTGCGGGGGCGATGAGTCCCGGGTCCACGTCGATGCCTGCATCTCGCAGAGCTTGCCGGTAACCATCGAGGCGAAGTGTGGCTGCAGTTGTGGTGGTATCCGCCGGATTCGGGCCCACGGCAGCGATGCGTCGGCGACCCATGCTCAATAGATGGTCGGTGGCGGCCTGTGCGGCTTTGACGTTGCTCATCGTCACGTGATCAACGGGTCCGTCGAAGATGCGCTCCCCAAGGAGCACCATAGGCAGGTCAGTCACGAGTAGATTCCGATCCCGCGAATCTAGGGCGTGAGGAAGCAGGATCAGCCCATCACTGAAGTTGCGGCCAGCTCCCGAAACCAGACTCAGCTCGCGCTCTCGCAGCGTGCTGGTTTGTTGCACGGTGACCGACCAGCCCAATCGGTCGGCTTCGTTCAGGACCGCGTTAGCCAGCTCAGCGAAGTAGTCGATGGTCAGGTCCGGCAGAGCTAACGTGAGAAAGCCCGTGCGACCAGTCCGCAAACTACGTGCGGATGGGTTCATCTGGTAGCCCAGCGTCTGTACCGCCTGCAGGACGGCGTCGCGGGTCCCCGGACGCACCGGAACCTTGCCGCTGAGGACGTTGGACACGGTCCGGTCAGTGACGCCTGCCAGAGCCCCGACGTCAGCCATGGTGGGCTGACGCCGCTTGACTGCCACGGGAGGACTGTAGCTGCTCCTCGCTGCGCGCCAACGACTCACGTCCTGGGCAAAATTTCGTCGTCGAAACGCTTCAGGTGCCGTCTGTTTCGACGATGAAGTGGAGGTCAGGCCTAGACGTGCGCCCTCTCGCTCCAACGCCTGGCTGTGCTCGCCCGCCGCCCCCGGATGTCAGGAGCCACGATGACGAACCGACTGCGCAACCTGAAGGTTGCCCACAAGCTGACCGCAGGCTTCGGTCTCGTCTGCTTGCTGCTCGTCACCATCACCGCCGTCGGAGCAGTGCGCTTGGGGCAGGCGCAGGTGAAGATGGACCGGCTCGCGTCCTCGGACATGGCTTCGGTCCTGGCTATCGGGCAAGTGAAGGCCTCCTTCATCACCATTCGACTAGGCATCGCCAACGTCGCCCTCGTCCCCGATGAGGCCGGAACAGTGGAGATGCTCGAGAAGTTGGACCAAGATCAGAAAGCCCTTGATGCGGCGTGGGCTGAATACCTCGACAGTTCCCCCAGATCCACCGGGGCTCAGCAGCAACAGGCCAGCCTGGCTATCAAGACCTTCCGCGATGCGGCCGACAAGCTCATCGTCTTTGCCAAGAATAAAGACTTTGCCGGATACATTGCCGAGCGTAGTGCCACGGTCGTTCCCGCTGGGAACGCTACGATTTCCACGTTGGATACGCTGAGCGGCGCCGAAACCTCGGCAGCTAATGAGACCGCGGAACAGAGTCGCACAGCGTACCGCCAAGCGTTGACATTGTTGATCTCCATCGCCGCAGCTGCTGTAGCCATCGCCGTCGTCGTGGCGGTCGTGGTGGCACGCTCCATCACGCTCCCGTTGAGCCGCGCAGTGAACGTCATCGAGGATATGGCGGCAGGGAACTTGAACCGCCGTGTGGGATATGCCGCAAAAGATGAGGTAGGACGCCTGGCCGAGGCCACCGACGCGTCCCTGGACTCGATGTCCGCAGCAATGCAGGAGATCAACCAGAATGCCGCTGATCTGGCTTCTTCTTCCGAGGAGATGACTGCTGTTGCAGCCCAACTCGCCGACGGTGCAGCCGACTCTGCGTCGCGGTCCCAGCTTGCTTCCGCCGCGACCGAGCAGATATCGTCCTCGATCGGAACAGTCGCAGCCGCCGGTGAAGAGATGACTTCGGCTATCGCTGAGATCGCAGCAGCTACCGGGCAGGCCTCCAATGCCGCGACTGAAGCGGTCACCGCCGCCCAAGGCGCCGGCGCTACCATCGAACGTCTCTCAACTTCGAGCCGTGAGATCGGTGACGTCATCAAACTCATCACCACCATCGCCGAGCAAACAAACCTCCTGGCGTTGAACGCCACGATCGAGGCAGCCCGTGCTGGGGAAATGGGGAAGGGTTTCGCCGTCGTCGCCGGTGAAGTCAAGGAGTTGGCCCAGCAGACCGCTCGCGCCACCGAGGACATCACGGCAAAGGTCGCCGCCACACAGACTGACGCTACTGCTGCAGCCGCAGCCATCGAGCAGATCTCCGATGTCATCACCCGGGTCGATGCTCTGCAAGCCACCATCGCTGCTGCCGTGGAAGAGCAGTCGGCGACCACTGCCGAGATGGTCCGCAACGTCACCGAGGTCGCCACCGGCAGTCAAGAGGTCGCCACCAATATTACTTCCATAGCCGCCGCAGCTGATCAAAGCAGAACTAGCGCCGGACACACCGCTACTACGGCATCCGACGTAGCAGCGGCCGCAGCCCGCCTCAAGAGTCTCACCGCCCGGTTCACCTTGTGAACATCCCCCGCCGCCGCCGTGGAGCTATCACCCCCAAGACGTCTTCTTGCTGCGATATGAAGCCTGGCACCGTCGGAGCAGAGCAGCACAAGCAGCCGTCTGTCCAGGATCAGTCCAACCGAAGCCAGTCTGTGAACTCTGCTGTCGCCCCCAACGAATTCCGACGCATCGGCGAACTCATCGAGGAGCTGGCGAGGACCACGAACGCGGCAACTATTGCCGCATCAAGGATCACCCGGTCCCTAGCCGGCCATAACTCGCCAGAGCGTCAAGACGTGGACGTACTGGACAGCTGGCTCGCCACCGCCATGACCCTGGCCAGCCTCACCTGCAGCTGGGATCATCCTCAAATGAAGGCCTGCGGCGCGCGTTTAGACCACCTTGCTAGCGAGCTGAAGGCGGCGTACCAACACTGCTAGGAAGTGTCGAGGCCGAGGTTTCACGGACCGACAAGCAACTCTACCAAGAGCAGGAGGGTTTCCGGGGGCAGCCCCCGGCAGGTACCCCGACGAACTGTGTGAGCGGGTGACACGGGGACGGTTGCCGATGCTCATCGTGACGCAACGCTCCGCACCGGGTCGCTGAGGCGGCCGCAGGCCGGTTCGATATCGACTCCCGAGACGCAGTGCAACTAGGTCGACCAAGCCGAGATCGATGCTGTCGACCGGCCCGGCACGGGACTAACGAAGGGGCCCCGGCTGATCGAGCTGGAGAAGGAGGTTCGGGAGCTGCGACGGGCGAAGGCGGTCCTGGGGTCGGCGTTGGTCTGGTGTGTCAAGGCCCCGGGATTCATAGCGAGTGTCAAGTAGCTATCAAGCCACTGTGACCCCCCGGACTCTTCGCGACCGTGGGCGAAGCCCGTCTTCGAACTCGACAGGCGGTACACGCCGAGTTCGCCAAGCAGCCGGCGGGTGTTGTACCCGTCGTCGTCGTCGGCTACGGACCGCTTGATCCTGCCCAGGACCCGCGAGGGACGGTCGCGACAGGATGGACACGGGTTGCGGAGGAACATGGCCTTGACCGAGAGTTGGACGTTTCGGTCGTCGCGTTATCGTAGGAGCCGCCGGTGGATCCGACCGCTCCCCGCCGCAAAGAGGCCGAAGCCCGGCGTGAGATATGGTTTGAACTGCGCAGTAGGCGGTTCTCTCGCTCCGACTCGTCAAGACGGGGCCGCTTCGTTTGTCTCCTGCCGGGCCGGTCGACGGCATCGATCTCGGCTTGGTCGACCTAGTTGCACTGCGTCTCGGGAGTTGATATCGAACCGGCCTGCGGCCGCCTCAGCGACCCGGTGCGGAGCGTTGCATCACGATGAGCATCGACAGCCCTCCCCGGATCACCCGCTCACACAGTTTGTCGGGGTACCTCCCGGAGGCAGCCCCGGAAACCATCCTGCTCTTAGGAGGTCGGCTGGAGATCATCATCAAACCCGGGCCCTGACACAGTATGTGCCTCAGGTTTGGGCGGTATCAGCCGATATCTGATCATGCGCGTTCTGCGAAACATGAAGGTCTCGGCGAAACTGTTCGCCGCGTTCGGTGTCGTCAGCTTTCTACTGGCCGCCGCCATCGGCTTCGGAGCCCACGAACTGCACGTCGTGCAAGATCGGCTCAACGTTGTCTCCGGCTCCGGCATCGCCTCCACCCGCACCATTGGGAAGGTTGAATCGGCCTACCTGCAGGTCCGGTTGGACGTGGCGAATATCGCCTTGGCCAGTGCCGACGCCGCCACCGTGGCGACCGCGCAGCAGACCCTCACCAGTGACGACACCGCCTTGGACGCGGCGTGGACTGCCTACCTGGCCGCATCCCCTGCCTCTTCGGCCGCTCAGCAGCAAGGCTACATGACACTGTTGTCCCAGTACCGCACTGCCCGGGCCAACAGCGTCACGATCGCCTTGACCGGAGACCTGGCCGCGTTCAACGCTCAGCGCGAAACGGAGGTCCGGCCAATCTCCAGGCAGCTGTCCGCTGCAGTGGAAACCCTCGCCGGCGCAGAAACCAACCACGCCGCGGCTCTGGCGGCCAAGAGCACGCGGGAGTACCACCGTGCCCTGGCGGGTCTCCTCGGCGCCGGGTTCGTCGCGATTGCGCTGGCCATCACTTTGGCCGTGTTGATCTCCCGTTCCATCGCCCGCCCCCTGGCGCAGACCGTGACCGTCGTGGAGGGCCTGGCGCACGGCCGGCTTGACCAACGCGTGGACTACGTCAGTCGCGACGAGGTCGGTCGGCTCGCGGCGGCCACGAACACCTCGATGGAGAACCTTGCTGCCTTGATGCGGGAGGTCACCGCCACCTCCGCCACCCTCGCCGCATCCTCCCAGCAGCTGACCGGCGTTGCCGGGCAACTTTCAGCCGGTGCCTCGGACTCCGCGGCACAGTCGCAGGTCGTGTCCGCAGCCACAGAGGAGATCAGTGCCAATATCGGCACTGTTGCTGCGGCGGGGGAGGAGATGACTGCAGCTATCCGCGAGATCGCCGCCGCCACGGCCGAGGCGTCCTCCACGGCCAGCACTGCCGTCATGTCCGCCGGTGAAGCTAGCGCCATCATCAACCGCCTGGGCTCTTCCAGTCGGGAGATCGGCGATGTAGTCAAGTTGATTACCTCCATCGCTGAGCAGACCAACCTGCTGGCCTTGAACGCCACCATCGAAGCTGCCCGCGCGGGCGAAGCCGGTAAGGGTTTCGCCGTCGTTGCCGGGGAGGTGAAGGAGCTGGCACAGCAGACAGCTCGGGCCACCGAGCAGATTGTCTCTCGCGTTGGGGCGACGCAAGACGATGCGCAGGCCGCGACGGCGGCGGTCGAAGGGAT
Proteins encoded:
- a CDS encoding LacI family DNA-binding transcriptional regulator is translated as MAVKRRQPTMADVGALAGVTDRTVSNVLSGKVPVRPGTRDAVLQAVQTLGYQMNPSARSLRTGRTGFLTLALPDLTIDYFAELANAVLNEADRLGWSVTVQQTSTLRERELSLVSGAGRNFSDGLILLPHALDSRDRNLLVTDLPMVLLGERIFDGPVDHVTMSNVKAAQAATDHLLSMGRRRIAAVGPNPADTTTTAATLRLDGYRQALRDAGIDVDPGLIAPAVAWNEAHGVKAVDALVDHGVDFDAIFCFNDSLAFGVLHALRQRGIQVPHQVAVVGFDNVTATAYTSPPLTTIDSGVGVIAQTAVQRLIGRILGTLDGAPEVFVANFSLVRREST
- a CDS encoding methyl-accepting chemotaxis protein; its protein translation is MTNRLRNLKVAHKLTAGFGLVCLLLVTITAVGAVRLGQAQVKMDRLASSDMASVLAIGQVKASFITIRLGIANVALVPDEAGTVEMLEKLDQDQKALDAAWAEYLDSSPRSTGAQQQQASLAIKTFRDAADKLIVFAKNKDFAGYIAERSATVVPAGNATISTLDTLSGAETSAANETAEQSRTAYRQALTLLISIAAAAVAIAVVVAVVVARSITLPLSRAVNVIEDMAAGNLNRRVGYAAKDEVGRLAEATDASLDSMSAAMQEINQNAADLASSSEEMTAVAAQLADGAADSASRSQLASAATEQISSSIGTVAAAGEEMTSAIAEIAAATGQASNAATEAVTAAQGAGATIERLSTSSREIGDVIKLITTIAEQTNLLALNATIEAARAGEMGKGFAVVAGEVKELAQQTARATEDITAKVAATQTDATAAAAAIEQISDVITRVDALQATIAAAVEEQSATTAEMVRNVTEVATGSQEVATNITSIAAAADQSRTSAGHTATTASDVAAAAARLKSLTARFTL
- a CDS encoding methyl-accepting chemotaxis protein codes for the protein MSLEGVAGATDDLTVMNSVASRLRAAFGALTACTIICGGTGLWALHDLSDRAATQRDISQQVRNAHQVEYFNTDASGWQAYVFSQAVMDGVESLDVDTDSIDGLAQSGREGSAVLDSFNTSVLTTAEGQLLLQVRQQWDQYFQQTDQLVALTRQGTPEAFRQAYEVLNGPLDTSWAQLNKTTKQLTDSLDQRSRAGQAASETAEKRLQLILLITTLVAVLLAAVTAPLVTRSITRRLSRVVTVVRGLAEGRLDQRAEVGRLDEIGVLARATNESLDTFSTLVRDLTEDARSLTGSVTGLHLSAAHLTKEAARTSAATVEVAGTTDRMNNDIATVAAAGEEMTAAIQSISESTASASQVADDAVRAAGEAEVTISRLGASSREIGEVVKMITSIAEQTNLLALNATIEAARAGELGKGFAVVAGEVKDLALQTARATEEITAKVGATQVDAEAAGAALRGIGEVISRVDVLQATIAAAVEEQAATTAEMVRNVTSVALASDEIAGTVAEVATTAEGTTRAAVDAQQVAGQVGAVAQSLERAVATFTL
- a CDS encoding methyl-accepting chemotaxis protein, which produces MKVSAKLFAAFGVVSFLLAAAIGFGAHELHVVQDRLNVVSGSGIASTRTIGKVESAYLQVRLDVANIALASADAATVATAQQTLTSDDTALDAAWTAYLAASPASSAAQQQGYMTLLSQYRTARANSVTIALTGDLAAFNAQRETEVRPISRQLSAAVETLAGAETNHAAALAAKSTREYHRALAGLLGAGFVAIALAITLAVLISRSIARPLAQTVTVVEGLAHGRLDQRVDYVSRDEVGRLAAATNTSMENLAALMREVTATSATLAASSQQLTGVAGQLSAGASDSAAQSQVVSAATEEISANIGTVAAAGEEMTAAIREIAAATAEASSTASTAVMSAGEASAIINRLGSSSREIGDVVKLITSIAEQTNLLALNATIEAARAGEAGKGFAVVAGEVKELAQQTARATEQIVSRVGATQDDAQAATAAVEGIAEIIARIDGLQTTIAAAVEEQSATTSEMVRNVTEVSTGSQDISTNISGIAAATEQTTDAAAQTAQAAQEVSRSATDLQQLVSRFTL